One genomic region from Kineobactrum salinum encodes:
- a CDS encoding DUF368 domain-containing protein, which yields MTPAGIYLRGVLMGAADIVPGVSGGTIAFITGIYDRLLASIRAFGLPFLGLLWRGRLRAAWDHVDGAFLLALVLGIGTSIASLARLIAWLLAHYPVPLWAFFFGLILASALVLLRQVGQWTPVRAGCLLLGLLVAVAIALSPVVAMTPGLPGVFIAGFVSICAMILPGISGSFILILLGMYGPILAAVNDFQWDVLLVFAVGAGTGLMCFSRLLYWLLHRFHSPTMALLTGFLFGSLLVVWPWKRALDWVVSSHGELRPAQQVPVLPQEYLTVAGEDPMLIPCLALMVLGFALVWWIHRQWGRA from the coding sequence GTGACCCCGGCAGGTATTTACCTGCGTGGTGTGTTGATGGGTGCTGCCGATATCGTGCCGGGGGTATCCGGCGGGACCATAGCCTTCATCACCGGCATTTATGACCGGCTGCTGGCCAGCATCCGTGCCTTTGGCCTGCCGTTCCTGGGCTTGCTGTGGCGGGGACGGTTGCGCGCCGCCTGGGACCATGTGGACGGTGCCTTTCTGTTGGCGCTGGTACTCGGGATTGGCACCAGTATCGCGTCGCTGGCGCGATTGATTGCCTGGTTGCTGGCGCACTATCCGGTGCCGCTGTGGGCGTTTTTCTTCGGCCTGATCCTGGCTTCCGCGCTGGTTCTGCTGCGCCAGGTCGGGCAGTGGACACCGGTGCGCGCCGGCTGTCTGCTGCTGGGGCTGCTGGTGGCGGTGGCCATCGCCCTGTCACCGGTGGTAGCGATGACGCCGGGCCTGCCGGGCGTATTCATTGCCGGCTTTGTTTCCATTTGCGCGATGATCCTGCCCGGCATTTCCGGGAGCTTCATTCTGATCCTGCTGGGGATGTATGGTCCCATACTGGCCGCGGTGAACGATTTCCAGTGGGATGTACTGCTGGTGTTTGCGGTCGGCGCGGGGACCGGACTGATGTGTTTCTCGCGCCTGCTGTACTGGCTGTTACACCGCTTTCACAGCCCCACCATGGCGCTGTTGACCGGCTTTCTGTTCGGTTCGCTGCTGGTCGTCTGGCCCTGGAAACGGGCGCTGGACTGGGTGGTCAGCAGCCATGGTGAACTGCGCCCGGCACAGCAGGTTCCGGTGCTGCCCCAGGAGTATCTGACGGTAGCAGGGGAAGATCCGATGCTGATTCCGTGCCTGGCGCTGATGGTGCTTGGTTTCGCGCTGGTGTGGTGGATCCACAGGCAATGGGGACGGGCCTGA
- a CDS encoding protein-L-isoaspartate(D-aspartate) O-methyltransferase has translation MTSQRTRERLIGRLVEQGISNPGVLDVMRSTPRHLFLDEAMAHRAYEDTALPIGYQQTLSQPYIVARMTELLLEHGPRARVLELGTGSGYQTAVLAQLVDQLWSVERIKPLLDRARQRLRQLRLRNVQLRHADGGLGWEEAGPFDGILSTAAPERIPEELLQQLAPGGCLVIPVGGASQHLQQVTRTSDGFETRIVEAVRFVPLRPGTVR, from the coding sequence ATGACCTCGCAGCGTACGCGGGAGCGGCTGATTGGACGCCTGGTGGAACAGGGAATCAGCAATCCCGGGGTGCTGGATGTGATGCGAAGCACGCCCAGGCATTTATTTCTGGACGAGGCGATGGCGCACCGCGCCTACGAGGACACGGCACTGCCCATCGGCTATCAACAAACCCTGTCGCAACCCTATATAGTGGCCCGCATGACCGAGCTTTTGCTGGAACACGGACCGCGGGCCCGGGTGCTCGAGCTGGGCACCGGCTCGGGCTACCAGACCGCCGTGCTGGCTCAACTGGTCGACCAGCTGTGGAGTGTTGAGCGCATCAAACCGTTGCTGGACAGGGCTCGCCAGCGCTTGCGGCAACTCCGCCTGCGCAATGTGCAGCTGCGTCACGCTGATGGCGGCCTGGGCTGGGAAGAGGCGGGCCCTTTCGACGGCATCCTCAGTACCGCGGCCCCCGAGCGCATCCCGGAAGAGCTGCTGCAACAGCTGGCGCCCGGTGGTTGCCTGGTGATTCCGGTCGGCGGCGCCAGTCAGCACTTGCAGCAAGTCACCCGCACCAGCGATGGCTTCGAGACGCGTATTGTCGAGGCGGTGCGCTTTGTTCCGCTACGGCCCGGTACAGTGAGGTAG
- the truD gene encoding tRNA pseudouridine(13) synthase TruD, which yields MVERAHGGAPGAGLEAVGGRGDIVLLAQSRHSRKLKRGVHRGNLFELRLRRLEGDRAALEQQLERVRAQGVPNYFGEQRFGRAGATLLQARQWVQRGGGKLSRSRRSLLLSALRAQLFNLLLAHRVRQQSWNRVLAGDVCMLQGSRSLFACAGVDAEIEARTAAGDIHPGLPLWGLGKVLQAEPMLSEQSRVLADEAAACRFLEQAGLTLAYRSARLLADDFCWQFCDDDTLLLSFGLGAGSYATAVLAELVDYREGDRGSGNGSEQR from the coding sequence ATGGTTGAGCGTGCGCATGGCGGGGCGCCCGGAGCCGGACTGGAAGCAGTTGGAGGCCGGGGCGACATCGTCTTGCTGGCGCAGTCGCGCCACTCGCGCAAGCTCAAGCGCGGCGTACACCGCGGCAACCTATTCGAATTGCGGCTGCGCCGGCTCGAAGGTGACAGGGCCGCGCTGGAACAGCAGCTGGAACGGGTGCGGGCGCAGGGGGTACCCAACTATTTTGGCGAACAGCGCTTCGGCCGTGCCGGCGCCACCCTGCTGCAGGCGCGGCAATGGGTTCAGCGCGGCGGCGGCAAGCTGTCCCGCAGCCGCCGCAGCCTGTTGCTGTCGGCGCTGCGGGCTCAGCTGTTCAATCTCCTGCTGGCTCATCGCGTACGGCAACAGAGCTGGAACCGGGTGCTGGCGGGCGATGTCTGCATGCTGCAGGGATCGCGCAGTCTGTTTGCCTGCGCCGGAGTGGATGCGGAAATCGAGGCGCGGACAGCGGCCGGAGACATCCACCCCGGCCTGCCCCTGTGGGGTCTGGGCAAGGTGTTGCAGGCCGAACCCATGCTGTCTGAGCAGTCCCGGGTGCTGGCCGATGAAGCGGCGGCCTGCCGCTTCCTGGAGCAGGCTGGCCTGACTCTGGCCTACCGTTCCGCGCGCCTGCTGGCGGATGACTTTTGCTGGCAGTTTTGTGATGATGATACGTTATTACTGAGTTTCGGTCTGGGCGCGGGCAGCTATGCGACCGCCGTACTGGCAGAATTGGTAGACTATAGGGAAGGGGATCGGGGGAGTGGTAACGGCAGTGAGCAGCGTTGA
- the ispF gene encoding 2-C-methyl-D-erythritol 2,4-cyclodiphosphate synthase, with protein sequence MRIGHGYDVHRFGPGEQLVLGGVTIPHDRALQAHSDGDVLIHALCDALLGAIGRGDIGRHFPDTDPALAGVDSRRLLREVVAQVHACGWVLANMDATIVAQAPRLAPHVPAMQTLLAADLQVPPERVNVKATTTEQLGFTGRGEGIAAHAVVLLTAAAG encoded by the coding sequence GTGCGAATAGGGCACGGTTACGACGTCCACCGTTTTGGCCCCGGTGAGCAGCTGGTGCTGGGGGGCGTGACGATTCCCCACGATCGCGCTCTGCAGGCTCATTCCGACGGTGATGTCTTGATTCACGCGCTCTGTGACGCACTGCTGGGCGCGATCGGTCGCGGTGATATTGGCCGCCATTTTCCGGACACAGACCCGGCCCTGGCGGGGGTCGACAGCCGCCGCCTGTTGCGCGAGGTGGTCGCCCAGGTCCACGCCTGTGGTTGGGTACTGGCAAACATGGATGCCACCATTGTTGCCCAGGCGCCGCGACTGGCGCCCCACGTGCCGGCCATGCAGACCCTGCTGGCGGCGGACCTGCAGGTGCCGCCGGAACGGGTGAACGTGAAGGCGACAACCACCGAGCAGCTGGGCTTCACCGGGCGCGGCGAGGGTATTGCCGCCCATGCCGTGGTGCTGCTGACTGCTGCCGCAGGGTGA
- the ispD gene encoding 2-C-methyl-D-erythritol 4-phosphate cytidylyltransferase encodes MSVNARCWGVIPAAGSGSRMAADCPKQFLEIGGVSLLRHSLRALLACDAVVGVVVALPGADPRAAELAREPRVEVVSGGARRADSVLAALRQLQKIADAADWVLVHDAARPCVAVADIERLIAQVSRSGSGALLAQPVLDTVKQADAAGQVCATLDRTSLWRAQTPQMFRLGELQAALVAALDAGVEVTDEASAMEWAGHPVQLVAGSARNLKVTVAEDLQLAAWYLDGAGRRAEGGDGCE; translated from the coding sequence ATGAGCGTCAATGCGCGGTGCTGGGGGGTCATTCCCGCCGCCGGCAGTGGCAGCCGCATGGCCGCAGACTGTCCCAAGCAGTTTCTCGAGATCGGCGGGGTCAGCCTGCTGCGGCACAGTCTGCGGGCGCTGCTCGCCTGTGATGCTGTTGTCGGAGTGGTGGTGGCGCTGCCTGGGGCTGATCCGCGGGCCGCAGAGCTGGCCCGCGAGCCACGGGTGGAGGTGGTCAGTGGCGGTGCCCGGCGGGCCGATTCAGTACTGGCGGCACTGCGGCAGTTGCAAAAAATTGCAGATGCGGCTGACTGGGTGCTGGTACACGACGCGGCGCGGCCCTGCGTTGCGGTCGCCGATATCGAGCGCCTGATTGCCCAGGTGAGCCGTTCGGGCAGCGGAGCGCTGCTGGCGCAGCCGGTGCTGGATACTGTCAAGCAGGCGGATGCCGCCGGGCAGGTGTGCGCAACCCTGGATCGCACTTCACTGTGGCGGGCACAGACTCCCCAGATGTTCCGCCTCGGTGAATTACAGGCCGCGCTGGTGGCGGCGCTGGACGCCGGTGTCGAGGTGACCGATGAGGCCTCCGCGATGGAATGGGCAGGGCACCCGGTCCAGCTGGTGGCCGGCTCCGCCCGCAACCTCAAGGTAACGGTGGCAGAGGACCTGCAGCTGGCGGCCTGGTATCTGGACGGAGCGGGACGGCGGGCGGAGGGAGGAGACGGGTGCGAATAG
- a CDS encoding septum formation initiator family protein, which yields MRLLLAVLVLVVLVLQYRLWFAEGSLAEKRRLELQVETQTGINRELRERNAVLEREVLELQTGNDGLEQRAREQLGLVREGEVFYQVVAPEDEPDAGAETGRQ from the coding sequence GTGCGCCTGCTGCTGGCTGTGCTGGTGCTTGTGGTGCTGGTACTGCAGTACCGGCTCTGGTTTGCCGAGGGCAGCCTGGCGGAGAAGCGGCGGTTGGAATTGCAGGTGGAGACCCAGACCGGGATCAACCGCGAACTGCGCGAGCGCAACGCGGTGCTGGAACGGGAGGTGCTCGAGCTGCAGACCGGCAACGACGGACTGGAACAGCGGGCCCGGGAACAGTTGGGGCTGGTGCGCGAGGGCGAAGTGTTCTATCAGGTGGTCGCGCCCGAAGACGAACCTGATGCCGGCGCGGAGACAGGCCGGCAATGA
- the kdsA gene encoding 3-deoxy-8-phosphooctulonate synthase — protein sequence MTSSSVSIGAITIANDAPFVLLGGVNVLESRDFALRVAEHYVAVCQRLNIPLVFKASYDKANRSSIHSFRGPGLDEGLDILAEVKQQFAVPVLTDVHSPEQAAPAAEVCDILQLPAFLARQTDLVAALAATGAVINIKKPQFLSPTQMANVADKFRECGNDRLLLCERGSNFGYDNLVVDMLGFGVMKQACGDLPLVFDVTHALQCRDPLGAASGGRRSQVLELARAGMAVGLAGLFLEAHPAPEQALCDGPSALPLHQLEAFLVQVKAVDELVKSLPALTIE from the coding sequence GTGACCAGCAGCAGTGTCAGTATCGGTGCCATCACCATCGCCAACGACGCGCCCTTTGTGCTGTTGGGAGGCGTCAATGTTCTGGAGAGCCGCGACTTTGCACTGCGCGTCGCCGAGCACTATGTGGCGGTCTGCCAGCGGCTGAATATCCCGCTGGTATTCAAGGCCTCCTACGACAAGGCCAACCGCTCTTCGATCCATTCCTTTCGCGGGCCCGGACTCGATGAAGGACTGGATATCCTGGCCGAGGTCAAGCAACAGTTTGCAGTGCCGGTGTTGACCGACGTGCACAGCCCGGAACAGGCAGCGCCGGCGGCCGAGGTCTGCGACATCCTGCAGTTGCCGGCATTCCTGGCGCGGCAGACCGACCTGGTCGCCGCGTTGGCCGCGACCGGCGCGGTAATCAACATCAAGAAACCCCAGTTTTTGAGTCCCACCCAAATGGCCAATGTGGCGGACAAGTTCCGCGAGTGCGGCAACGACCGTCTGCTGCTGTGTGAGCGTGGCAGTAATTTCGGCTATGACAATCTGGTGGTGGACATGCTGGGGTTTGGCGTCATGAAGCAGGCCTGCGGCGACCTGCCGCTGGTGTTCGACGTCACCCACGCCCTGCAGTGCCGCGACCCGCTGGGTGCGGCCTCCGGCGGGCGGCGCTCCCAGGTGCTGGAGCTGGCCCGGGCGGGGATGGCAGTCGGGCTTGCGGGCCTGTTCCTGGAGGCGCATCCGGCACCGGAGCAGGCGCTCTGCGATGGTCCCAGTGCGCTGCCACTGCATCAATTGGAGGCCTTCCTGGTCCAGGTCAAGGCGGTGGATGAACTGGTCAAGAGCCTGCCGGCGCTTACCATAGAGTAA
- a CDS encoding CTP synthase — MTRYVFVTGGVVSSLGKGIAAASLAAVLEARGLRVTLLKLDPYINVDPGTMSPFQHGEVFVTEDGAETDLDLGHYERFTHTTMKRSNNFTTGRVYDSVLKKERRGDYLGGTVQVIPHITDEIKRRIVLGAGDVDVAIIEIGGTVGDIESLPFLEAARQLRVEVGAGRALLMHLTLVPYIATAGEIKTKPTQHSVKELRSIGLQPDILLCRCAVPIDAGACKKISLFTNVEERAVIPLLDADSIYRIPGMLHAYGLDDFVVERFHLECPAADLTEWDDVLRREFSDTRGRVRIAMVGKYMDLLDAYKSLNEALKHAGLQTLAEVQVAYIDAEDIERDGTGVLEQMDAILVPGGFGDRGVEGKIMAVRHAREHRIPFLGICLGMHVALIEYARNVCGLEGANSTEMVASTPHPIVALITEWQNVDGSTEQRDESSDLGGTMRLGAQTCYLEPGSRAHEIYGSDTVLERHRHRYEINNNYVDQLVAAGVRVGGWSEHRALVEMIELPDHPWFIACQFHPEFTSRPRGGHPLFTSYIEAALTHARG, encoded by the coding sequence ATGACGCGATATGTGTTCGTCACAGGTGGTGTGGTTTCGTCTCTGGGCAAGGGGATCGCGGCCGCATCGCTGGCGGCGGTACTCGAGGCGCGCGGGCTTCGGGTGACGCTGCTGAAGCTGGATCCCTACATCAACGTCGACCCGGGCACGATGAGCCCCTTCCAGCACGGTGAGGTGTTCGTCACCGAAGATGGCGCGGAAACCGACCTGGACCTGGGTCACTACGAACGCTTCACCCACACCACGATGAAGCGCAGCAACAACTTTACCACCGGGCGGGTCTACGATTCGGTGCTGAAGAAGGAGCGCCGCGGCGATTACCTGGGCGGCACGGTGCAGGTGATCCCCCACATTACCGACGAAATCAAGCGCCGTATCGTGCTCGGTGCCGGAGACGTCGACGTCGCCATCATCGAGATTGGCGGAACCGTGGGCGACATCGAGAGCCTGCCGTTCCTGGAAGCTGCCCGACAATTGCGGGTCGAGGTGGGCGCCGGGCGCGCACTGCTGATGCATCTCACGCTGGTGCCCTATATCGCCACGGCTGGCGAGATCAAGACCAAACCTACCCAGCACTCGGTCAAGGAGTTGCGCTCCATCGGCCTGCAGCCGGACATCCTGCTGTGCCGCTGTGCGGTGCCCATCGATGCCGGTGCCTGCAAGAAAATCTCCCTGTTCACCAATGTCGAAGAGCGTGCGGTCATCCCGCTGCTGGATGCCGATTCAATTTACCGGATTCCCGGCATGCTGCACGCCTATGGTCTGGACGACTTCGTGGTGGAGCGCTTTCACCTGGAGTGCCCGGCGGCGGATCTGACAGAATGGGACGACGTGCTGCGGCGCGAGTTCAGCGACACCCGCGGCCGGGTGCGCATCGCGATGGTCGGCAAATACATGGATCTGCTGGACGCCTACAAGTCGCTGAACGAGGCACTCAAGCACGCCGGCCTGCAGACCCTGGCTGAAGTCCAGGTCGCCTATATCGACGCCGAGGACATCGAACGCGACGGCACCGGGGTGCTGGAACAGATGGACGCTATCCTGGTGCCGGGAGGTTTTGGCGACCGTGGGGTCGAGGGCAAGATCATGGCCGTGCGCCATGCGCGCGAGCACCGGATTCCGTTTCTTGGCATCTGTCTGGGCATGCACGTGGCCCTGATCGAGTATGCTCGCAACGTCTGCGGACTGGAGGGGGCCAACTCCACCGAGATGGTGGCGTCCACGCCGCACCCCATCGTCGCCCTGATCACCGAGTGGCAGAACGTTGACGGTTCCACCGAGCAGCGCGACGAAAGCTCCGATCTGGGCGGCACCATGCGTCTGGGCGCCCAGACCTGCTACCTGGAGCCCGGTTCCAGGGCGCATGAAATATATGGCAGCGATACCGTGCTGGAACGGCATCGGCACCGCTATGAAATCAATAACAACTATGTGGACCAGCTGGTTGCGGCGGGCGTGCGGGTGGGCGGCTGGTCCGAACACCGGGCCCTGGTGGAGATGATCGAATTGCCCGATCATCCCTGGTTCATCGCCTGCCAGTTCCACCCCGAGTTCACTTCCCGGCCCCGCGGCGGCCATCCCCTGTTTACCAGTTACATTGAGGCGGCGCTGACCCATGCCCGGGGCTGA
- the tilS gene encoding tRNA lysidine(34) synthetase TilS: MAGRLQRGLDSTVLLHLLHCHCREQAGAPALVAVHINHQLQPASTAWEQHCERVCDGFGLPLLRRQVEVAVTGEGTESAARKARYRALAQLLEPGDVIFLAHHQDDQMETVLLRLLRGAGLQGLQGMPGSRPLGAGTLQRPLLDYPRSALQRYAREQALEWIDDPSNTDTRFDRNYLRHEIVPRLAARWPACRRTITRSAHRLHAAGEVLDELLPRVEPVRSRLGDPGLALPPLLQLPVEAGLLVLRRWLRQQQLPMPDQAQLAEFLRQLHSGLRRGARLDCGRYRLQRFADALYLVVALPPAAEALAELRLTPATTVALPTGGQLALIPAGDSPGLRLRTDERLTLRWRQGGERCRLAGRGGSRSLKKLLQEAAIPPWWRQRLPLLYLDEELLAVADLWLCDSSRLALLGGQGAWRPLWTRNTSGPAD, from the coding sequence TTGGCTGGTCGCCTACAGCGGGGGCTGGACTCCACTGTCCTGCTGCACTTGCTGCATTGTCACTGTCGCGAACAGGCCGGTGCGCCGGCCCTGGTCGCGGTGCATATCAACCACCAGCTGCAGCCCGCCTCCACTGCCTGGGAGCAGCATTGCGAGCGAGTCTGCGACGGTTTCGGACTGCCCCTGTTGCGGCGCCAGGTAGAAGTGGCGGTGACGGGCGAGGGTACTGAATCAGCGGCCCGCAAGGCACGCTATCGCGCGCTGGCTCAGCTACTTGAGCCGGGCGATGTGATCTTTCTGGCGCACCACCAGGACGACCAGATGGAGACCGTACTGCTGCGCTTGCTGCGCGGGGCAGGGCTGCAGGGGCTGCAGGGCATGCCAGGGTCACGGCCGCTGGGTGCCGGCACTTTGCAGCGGCCGCTGCTGGACTATCCCCGCAGCGCGCTGCAGCGCTATGCCAGGGAGCAGGCGCTGGAATGGATAGACGACCCTTCCAACACTGATACCCGCTTTGACCGCAATTACCTGCGCCACGAAATCGTGCCGCGGCTGGCGGCGCGCTGGCCGGCCTGCCGCAGAACCATCACCCGTTCGGCCCACCGTCTGCATGCGGCGGGCGAGGTGTTGGATGAGCTGCTGCCACGGGTCGAACCTGTGCGCAGCCGGCTGGGTGATCCGGGGCTTGCGTTGCCGCCGCTGCTGCAGCTGCCGGTCGAAGCTGGCCTGCTGGTGCTGCGCCGCTGGCTGCGCCAACAGCAGCTGCCAATGCCCGATCAGGCGCAGTTGGCGGAGTTCCTGCGCCAGTTGCACAGCGGGCTGCGTCGTGGCGCGCGGCTGGATTGTGGCCGTTACCGCTTGCAACGTTTCGCTGACGCCCTGTATCTGGTTGTGGCATTGCCGCCGGCGGCCGAGGCGCTGGCCGAACTTCGGCTGACGCCGGCGACGACGGTGGCGCTGCCCACCGGGGGGCAGCTGGCACTGATTCCGGCGGGGGACTCGCCAGGGCTACGCTTGCGCACAGACGAGAGGCTGACGCTGCGCTGGCGCCAGGGTGGTGAGCGCTGCCGCCTGGCTGGGCGCGGCGGTAGCCGCAGCCTCAAGAAGCTGCTGCAGGAAGCCGCAATTCCACCCTGGTGGCGGCAGCGCCTGCCGCTGCTGTATCTGGACGAGGAGCTGCTGGCGGTCGCCGATCTCTGGCTCTGCGACTCTTCCCGCCTGGCCCTGCTGGGTGGTCAGGGCGCCTGGCGGCCGCTCTGGACCCGAAATACTTCCGGCCCCGCGGATTGA
- a CDS encoding sodium ion-translocating decarboxylase subunit beta — MDNLLQLWRSSGLAQLAPGQAFMLLIGLVLLYLAIRKQFEPLLLVPIGFGGILANIPGAGLAYSAVENAIFLGDAPLLAELARLLGQSASEGGKALVAAFEQADPVAQLAAVDLAEEAGHSSGMLHRFYSVAIASGSGPLIIFMGVGAMTDFGPVLANPKTLFLGAAAQFGIFATVLGAVGLTALGVMDFSLADAAAIGIIGGADGPTAIYVSSILAPDLLGPIAVAAYSYMALVPLIQPPIMRALTTEAERRIEMVQLREVSQREKITFPLVLLILVALFLPTAAPLLGMFCFGNLMRECGVVGRLSDAAQNALINITTIFLGLAVGSKLVADKFLDFNTLGILLLGIVAFAIGTASGILMAKLMNRFGSTPLNPLIGSAGVSAVPMAARVSNKVGLEANPHNYLLMHAMGPNVAGVVGSAVAAGIMIALVSA; from the coding sequence ATGGACAATCTGTTGCAGCTCTGGCGCTCGTCGGGCCTGGCCCAACTCGCGCCCGGTCAGGCCTTCATGCTGTTGATCGGGCTGGTATTGTTGTATTTGGCCATCCGCAAGCAGTTTGAGCCACTGCTGCTGGTGCCGATCGGTTTTGGTGGCATCCTGGCCAATATCCCCGGGGCCGGCCTGGCCTATTCGGCGGTGGAAAACGCCATCTTTCTGGGGGACGCGCCACTGCTGGCCGAGCTGGCCAGGTTGCTGGGGCAATCCGCGAGCGAGGGCGGCAAGGCCCTGGTGGCGGCATTCGAGCAGGCTGATCCGGTGGCACAGTTGGCCGCTGTCGATCTGGCGGAGGAGGCCGGTCACAGCAGTGGCATGCTCCATCGCTTCTACAGCGTGGCCATAGCCAGTGGCTCGGGGCCGCTGATCATCTTCATGGGCGTGGGCGCTATGACGGATTTCGGTCCGGTGCTGGCCAACCCCAAGACGCTGTTTCTCGGCGCGGCAGCCCAGTTCGGCATCTTCGCCACAGTGCTCGGAGCCGTGGGCCTGACGGCGCTGGGGGTGATGGATTTCAGTCTCGCCGACGCGGCCGCCATCGGCATCATCGGGGGCGCTGACGGCCCTACCGCGATCTATGTGTCCAGTATTCTGGCGCCGGACCTGCTGGGTCCGATCGCGGTCGCCGCCTACTCCTACATGGCACTGGTGCCGCTGATCCAGCCGCCCATCATGCGTGCACTGACCACCGAGGCAGAGCGCAGGATTGAAATGGTACAACTGCGCGAAGTATCGCAACGAGAGAAAATCACCTTCCCGCTGGTGCTGCTGATCCTGGTGGCGCTGTTTCTGCCTACGGCCGCACCGCTGCTGGGGATGTTTTGCTTCGGCAATCTGATGCGTGAGTGCGGGGTGGTCGGGCGCCTGAGCGATGCAGCGCAGAATGCGCTGATCAATATCACCACGATTTTTCTTGGTCTCGCGGTCGGCTCCAAGCTGGTGGCGGACAAGTTCCTGGACTTCAATACACTCGGCATCCTGTTGTTGGGCATTGTGGCGTTCGCAATTGGCACCGCGTCGGGGATACTGATGGCCAAGTTGATGAACCGCTTTGGCAGTACCCCGCTGAATCCGCTGATTGGCTCGGCCGGCGTCTCGGCGGTGCCGATGGCTGCCCGGGTCAGCAACAAGGTGGGGCTGGAGGCCAACCCCCACAACTACCTGCTGATGCACGCGATGGGGCCCAATGTGGCCGGTGTGGTGGGCTCGGCCGTGGCTGCCGGTATCATGATCGCGCTGGTGAGTGCTTGA
- a CDS encoding OadG family protein, translating into MRDDIFMQGVELMLFGMSAVILFLTMLVLVTSIMSRLMTRYLPQAAAVPKPVRPRVPAPAPAGPDPEVLAVISAAIHRHRSDQR; encoded by the coding sequence ATGCGGGACGATATCTTTATGCAAGGGGTTGAACTCATGCTGTTTGGCATGAGTGCCGTGATCCTGTTTCTGACCATGCTGGTACTGGTCACCAGCATCATGTCCCGGCTGATGACCCGCTATCTGCCACAGGCTGCCGCGGTGCCCAAGCCAGTGCGTCCGCGGGTGCCGGCGCCGGCACCCGCCGGGCCGGACCCCGAGGTATTGGCGGTCATCAGTGCTGCCATCCACCGACATCGATCTGATCAGCGCTGA
- a CDS encoding tRNA dihydrouridine synthase yields the protein MLAPMQGVTDHTMRALLTELGGIDRCVTEFIRIGGQLLPPRVFHRICPELAEGGRTASGVPVYVQLLGGQPGPMADNAARCAELGAAGIDLNFGCPARTVNRSDGGAIILREPERVRAIVSAVRAAVDPATPVSVKIRLGFEDRSRFLDNVAAVAEAGAAELVIHARTKRDGYRPPAYWEEIAVARDTVKLPIIANGEIWSPDQARRCRELSGCEDLMLGRGALCRPDLPRLIAGAAQGQAAPPLTWDDILPLLRRFLALNLARYDHHYVGNPLKQWLLYLRSYFPQGAVLFEALKRLQDPAAIDALLTCQPPLQPAAVA from the coding sequence ATGCTGGCGCCCATGCAGGGCGTAACCGATCACACCATGCGCGCCCTGCTCACAGAGCTGGGCGGCATCGACCGCTGTGTGACCGAGTTTATCCGCATCGGTGGCCAGCTGCTGCCGCCGCGGGTATTTCACCGCATCTGTCCTGAGCTGGCAGAAGGCGGCCGCACCGCCAGCGGCGTGCCGGTCTATGTGCAATTACTGGGCGGCCAGCCTGGCCCGATGGCGGACAACGCCGCCCGCTGCGCCGAACTGGGCGCAGCGGGCATCGATCTCAACTTTGGTTGCCCGGCCAGAACGGTGAACCGTTCCGATGGCGGCGCCATCATCCTGCGTGAGCCCGAACGGGTGCGGGCCATTGTCAGTGCAGTGCGCGCGGCCGTGGACCCGGCCACGCCGGTGAGCGTCAAGATCCGCCTGGGCTTCGAGGACCGCAGCCGGTTTCTGGACAATGTCGCTGCCGTTGCAGAGGCGGGCGCCGCCGAATTGGTAATCCACGCGCGCACCAAGCGCGACGGCTACCGCCCTCCCGCCTACTGGGAGGAAATTGCCGTGGCCCGCGACACCGTCAAGCTGCCGATAATCGCCAATGGCGAGATCTGGAGTCCCGACCAGGCGCGCCGCTGCCGCGAGCTCAGCGGCTGCGAGGACCTGATGCTGGGGCGCGGGGCCCTGTGCCGGCCGGACCTGCCGCGATTGATTGCCGGCGCAGCTCAAGGTCAGGCAGCGCCGCCACTGACCTGGGATGACATTCTGCCGCTGCTGCGCCGCTTTCTTGCGCTCAATCTGGCCCGCTACGACCATCACTATGTGGGCAATCCCCTGAAGCAGTGGCTGCTGTACCTGCGCAGCTATTTTCCCCAGGGCGCCGTGTTGTTCGAGGCACTGAAACGACTGCAGGACCCAGCTGCAATTGACGCGCTGCTGACCTGCCAGCCCCCGCTGCAGCCAGCCGCTGTCGCCTGA